The following proteins are encoded in a genomic region of Vibrio spartinae:
- a CDS encoding DUF3299 domain-containing protein — MLLCMTLCSVSVWGAQKPQTLDWMDLIPKQERQLFDQQGMPTVNHNGNAPAKQSHIGAVRPELDGKYVKIPGFVIPLEGDDQTITEFLLVPYFGACIHVPPPPPNQIIYVKFPQGAPVQELWDVIYVVGKLKAEPVSSDVADAGYMIEGSRIEPYDDQ; from the coding sequence ATGCTCCTGTGCATGACCCTATGCTCCGTTTCAGTCTGGGGGGCGCAAAAACCGCAGACGCTTGATTGGATGGATCTGATCCCAAAGCAAGAACGTCAACTGTTTGATCAACAAGGAATGCCGACCGTGAATCATAACGGTAATGCACCGGCCAAGCAGAGCCATATCGGTGCTGTCAGACCAGAACTCGACGGGAAGTATGTCAAAATTCCTGGGTTTGTCATCCCCTTGGAAGGAGACGATCAGACGATCACTGAGTTCTTACTGGTGCCTTATTTCGGAGCATGTATCCATGTGCCACCGCCGCCACCCAACCAAATTATTTATGTTAAGTTCCCTCAAGGTGCCCCCGTTCAGGAGTTGTGGGATGTCATTTATGTCGTAGGTAAACTCAAAGCGGAGCCTGTCAGCAGTGACGTAGCTGATGCCGGATATATGATCGAGGGGAGTCGTATTGAGCCTTACGATGATCAGTAA
- a CDS encoding TIGR03899 family protein, whose translation MEQRTPTVIEHQDDETTKSHSRGRYIKDSGHRIQNIAKDHGLDALISEEKTDISPLDRALKRERKRKEQRQKNLESIVKLAHKSCKNETAGDPDQDWLYRFFDMAQDIHNSSMQRLWAQVLKREVTNPGSTSMKALQVLKDMTPKEAQILQKSAALACSFGQDGSRKLFVGIRAHNGIFTFGKRDTTITLSLGSFQLPYSSLLVMIELGLLHATELASGEIEQESALPFHYQGKNLSLQTMSKGVHLLYYRFSPTGNELCKLLGNKLNQQYYDQMIALLGQKFMIHTDATGSIHHTV comes from the coding sequence ATGGAACAACGCACACCCACGGTCATTGAACATCAGGATGATGAGACAACAAAGTCTCATTCAAGAGGACGCTACATCAAAGATAGTGGTCACCGAATCCAAAACATTGCCAAAGATCATGGTCTCGATGCGCTGATCAGTGAAGAAAAGACCGACATTTCGCCACTGGATAGAGCCTTAAAGCGGGAGCGTAAACGCAAAGAGCAGCGGCAAAAAAACCTCGAGAGTATTGTCAAACTTGCCCATAAATCCTGTAAAAATGAAACCGCTGGCGATCCCGATCAAGACTGGCTCTACCGCTTTTTCGATATGGCTCAGGATATCCATAACTCTTCAATGCAGCGACTGTGGGCGCAAGTGCTCAAACGGGAAGTCACCAATCCGGGCTCGACATCCATGAAAGCTTTGCAGGTGTTGAAGGATATGACGCCTAAAGAGGCTCAGATCCTCCAGAAATCAGCCGCACTGGCTTGTAGTTTCGGACAAGATGGCAGTCGTAAACTATTCGTTGGGATACGGGCACACAATGGGATTTTTACCTTTGGTAAGCGTGATACCACGATTACGCTGAGTCTGGGTAGTTTCCAACTGCCCTATTCGAGTTTGCTGGTGATGATCGAACTCGGCTTACTACATGCAACCGAGCTCGCCTCAGGTGAAATCGAACAAGAATCAGCACTCCCCTTTCATTATCAGGGAAAGAACCTGTCTCTGCAGACGATGAGCAAGGGGGTACATTTGCTCTATTATCGTTTTAGTCCTACCGGTAATGAGTTGTGTAAACTACTGGGTAATAAGCTCAACCAACAATACTATGATCAAATGATTGCCCTGTTAGGGCAAAAATTCATGATCCATACCGATGCAACCGGCAGCATTCACCATACCGTCTGA
- the cysC gene encoding adenylyl-sulfate kinase, whose translation MSIASNEKDEHIVWHQHPIDKTFRATLKKQKPAVLWFTGLSGAGKSTVAGALENRLAQLGYHTYLLDGDNVRHGLCRDLGFSAQDRRENIRRIGELAKLMADAGLIVLTAFISPHRTERKMVRELLPEGEFLEVFVNTTLDVCELRDPKGLYKKARAGEITNFTGIDAEYEVPLQPEIDLPAGDMGIDALVEQCLTELSQRGIIDVSSH comes from the coding sequence ATGAGTATTGCGTCAAATGAAAAAGATGAACATATCGTCTGGCACCAGCACCCGATCGATAAAACATTTCGTGCGACGCTGAAAAAACAGAAACCTGCCGTGTTATGGTTTACCGGACTATCTGGGGCTGGTAAATCAACGGTCGCCGGTGCACTGGAGAATCGTCTCGCGCAATTGGGTTATCACACCTACTTGCTCGATGGTGATAATGTCCGGCACGGGTTATGTCGCGACCTTGGTTTTTCCGCTCAGGATCGTCGGGAAAATATCCGTCGGATCGGTGAGCTGGCAAAGCTGATGGCAGATGCCGGACTGATCGTGCTCACCGCATTTATCTCACCACATCGGACCGAACGGAAGATGGTGCGGGAGTTACTGCCGGAAGGGGAGTTTCTGGAAGTCTTCGTCAATACCACTCTGGACGTTTGCGAGCTGCGTGATCCGAAAGGTTTGTACAAAAAAGCCCGTGCGGGTGAGATTACCAACTTTACGGGCATTGACGCTGAATATGAAGTGCCGTTACAGCCTGAAATCGATTTGCCTGCCGGAGACATGGGAATTGATGCATTGGTTGAACAATGTCTGACAGAACTGAGTCAACGCGGCATTATTGATGTCTCATCGCATTAA
- a CDS encoding ABC transporter ATP-binding protein yields MKDSQPSGSEYVIELRNVQFRWAADAPLTIDIEHLTVSAGEHLFIKGPSGCGKSTLLALLTGINTCQSGSLSVLGHELSDLPSRQRDRFRADHIGYIFQQFNLLPYLSVIDNVVLPCHFSARRREHIAGTLQDKAHQLLTGLKMSEQLLNQPVVELSIGQQQRVAAARALIGSPKLIIADEPTSALDYDNRSAFIQLLMEEADQVNATLVFVSHDPTLESMFNRSLSLPQLNRVGN; encoded by the coding sequence ATGAAGGATTCACAACCATCTGGATCAGAATATGTCATCGAGCTCCGCAATGTGCAATTTCGGTGGGCTGCGGATGCGCCACTCACGATTGACATTGAGCATCTGACCGTCAGTGCTGGTGAGCATCTATTCATCAAGGGACCAAGTGGCTGCGGCAAATCGACGCTGCTTGCTCTCCTGACAGGGATCAATACCTGTCAGTCTGGTTCACTCTCCGTCTTAGGTCATGAGTTATCTGATTTACCATCCAGGCAACGCGACCGCTTTCGTGCAGATCATATTGGTTATATATTTCAACAATTTAACCTACTACCGTATTTATCGGTTATCGACAATGTTGTGCTTCCCTGTCACTTTTCAGCACGGCGTCGTGAGCACATCGCCGGTACTTTGCAAGACAAAGCCCATCAATTGCTGACTGGATTAAAAATGTCGGAACAATTGCTCAATCAGCCGGTGGTTGAACTCAGTATCGGACAACAACAACGTGTTGCTGCAGCACGGGCGTTGATTGGTTCACCGAAGCTAATCATTGCTGACGAACCGACTTCAGCACTGGATTACGATAACCGCAGTGCCTTTATTCAACTCCTGATGGAAGAGGCCGATCAGGTCAATGCAACCTTGGTCTTTGTCAGCCACGATCCCACACTGGAGTCCATGTTTAACCGCAGTCTCAGTCTGCCGCAATTGAATCGGGTAGGAAACTAA
- a CDS encoding ABC transporter permease — protein MKIIMNLAWKSVLNRKTTALLTILTVAISVILLMGVERIRTQAKSSFANTISGTDLIVGGRSGQVNLLLYSVFRIGNATNNIDWKSFQEFSHHRAVKWAVPISLGDSHKGFRVMGTNLDYFKFYQYGHKQHLSFQAGQPFHGLFDTVIGADVAKKLNYHIGSKIIIAHGISDVGFSRHDHLPFTVTGILAPTGTPVDRTVHVSLGAIEAIHVGWESGAHIGKTPDATVLEKRHFQPTQITAMYLGLKSRIQTFALQREINEYRKEPLSAILPGVALQELWGMMSVAEQALMAVSIFVVIAGLMGMLSSLLTSLQERRREMAILRAMGAQPKHVFALLISEASTLTFAGILVGVAGLYGLMSIVAPLIHAQYGIMITLNRLSYHEWQLLGYVQLAGILIGVVPALRAYRQSLSDGMTIRI, from the coding sequence ATGAAAATCATTATGAATCTGGCGTGGAAAAGCGTCCTCAATCGTAAAACAACGGCACTCTTAACGATTTTAACCGTGGCCATTTCGGTCATTCTGCTCATGGGCGTAGAACGGATCCGAACGCAGGCAAAAAGCAGTTTTGCCAATACGATTTCCGGTACCGATCTGATCGTCGGCGGACGCTCCGGTCAAGTCAATTTGCTTCTTTATTCCGTCTTTCGGATCGGCAATGCCACGAACAATATTGACTGGAAAAGTTTTCAGGAATTCAGCCATCATCGCGCGGTGAAGTGGGCTGTCCCGATTTCGCTGGGCGATTCCCATAAAGGCTTTCGGGTCATGGGGACGAATCTGGATTATTTTAAATTCTATCAATACGGGCATAAACAGCATCTGAGTTTTCAGGCTGGTCAGCCGTTCCACGGACTGTTCGACACCGTCATCGGAGCCGATGTCGCCAAAAAACTCAACTATCATATCGGCAGCAAAATTATCATTGCTCATGGGATTAGTGATGTCGGATTCAGCCGCCATGATCACCTTCCCTTTACCGTCACCGGCATCCTGGCCCCGACAGGAACACCGGTTGATCGAACGGTTCATGTGTCTCTGGGAGCCATTGAAGCGATTCATGTCGGTTGGGAGTCAGGGGCTCATATTGGCAAAACACCGGATGCCACCGTTCTGGAAAAACGACATTTTCAACCCACTCAAATTACAGCGATGTATCTGGGCTTGAAATCCCGTATTCAAACATTTGCATTACAACGAGAAATCAATGAATATCGTAAAGAACCTTTGAGTGCAATTCTCCCGGGGGTTGCCTTACAGGAATTATGGGGCATGATGTCGGTAGCAGAACAAGCGTTAATGGCCGTATCGATCTTTGTGGTCATTGCCGGCCTGATGGGAATGCTCAGCAGTCTGTTAACCAGCTTGCAAGAAAGGCGACGTGAGATGGCGATTCTCCGGGCCATGGGTGCACAGCCCAAGCATGTCTTTGCTTTATTGATCAGTGAAGCCAGTACATTAACCTTTGCCGGCATTCTCGTTGGCGTGGCGGGTTTATATGGCTTAATGTCGATAGTGGCACCATTGATTCATGCACAATACGGTATCATGATCACACTTAACCGTTTGAGTTATCATGAATGGCAATTGCTAGGTTACGTACAACTCGCCGGGATTCTGATTGGGGTTGTCCCCGCATTACGAGCCTACCGACAATCACTCAGTGATGGTATGACAATAAGAATATAG
- the zrgA gene encoding zinc uptake protein ZrgA, whose translation MLKIHNLALLAGLITAVSAQAEEGFRQHEAHVHGVVEMNIAQDADALLVEITAPGMDVVGFEHPPQTDQEHQALDQAMALLEQADDLITINSAAGCTLEHSNVRQTAHHHDHEHEHEHEHEHEHHDHDAGAHESGHHHDHDEDADHHEEHHHDGDEHEHGTHTAFSIQYTYTCRDSGKLDHLSTQWFSHFPRSHEIHTNVFTDRQQTAIKLNPDQTEVSL comes from the coding sequence ATGTTAAAAATACATAACCTTGCACTACTTGCAGGGCTCATAACAGCAGTATCCGCACAAGCTGAAGAAGGTTTTCGTCAGCACGAAGCACATGTTCACGGCGTTGTCGAAATGAATATTGCTCAGGATGCTGATGCATTATTAGTTGAAATCACGGCACCGGGAATGGATGTCGTCGGTTTTGAGCATCCGCCACAAACGGATCAGGAGCATCAAGCGCTCGATCAAGCGATGGCACTGCTGGAACAAGCCGATGACCTCATCACCATCAACTCAGCGGCTGGCTGTACACTGGAACATAGCAATGTCCGTCAAACGGCTCACCATCATGATCACGAACATGAACATGAACATGAACATGAACATGAACATCATGACCATGATGCCGGCGCCCATGAAAGCGGACATCATCATGATCACGATGAAGATGCAGACCATCATGAAGAACATCATCATGACGGTGATGAGCATGAGCATGGCACACATACCGCCTTCTCAATTCAATACACATATACCTGCCGGGATAGCGGAAAGTTGGATCATCTCTCTACCCAGTGGTTTAGCCATTTCCCACGCTCACATGAAATTCATACCAATGTCTTTACGGATCGTCAGCAAACGGCCATTAAGCTGAACCCAGACCAGACTGAGGTCTCTTTGTAG